From Vitis vinifera cultivar Pinot Noir 40024 chromosome 5, ASM3070453v1, the proteins below share one genomic window:
- the LOC100242525 gene encoding large ribosomal subunit protein uL14 isoform X1 — protein MSKRGRGGSAGNKFRMSLGLPVAATVNCADNTGAKNLYIISVKGIKGRLNRLPSACVGDMVMATVKKGKPDLRKKVMPAVIVRQRKPWRRKDGVYMYFEDNAGVIVNPKGEMKGMVKHMELLLLKASVLMVPRTEPFKSQN, from the exons ATGTCGAAGCGAG GTCGTGGAGGATCGGCCGGAAACAAGTTCCGGATGTCGCTGGGTCTTCCAGTGGCAGCGACGGTGAACTGTGCCGATAACACCGGGGCGAAGAACCTTTACATCATATCGGTGAAGGGGATCAAGGGTCGCCTGAACAGGTTGCCTTCGGCTTGTGTGGGCGATATGGTGATGGCTACTGTCAAGAAAGGGAAGCCTGATCTCCGGAAGAAGGTCATGCCCGCCGTCATCGTCCGGCAACGCAAGCCGTGGCGCCGAAAGGATGGCGTCTACATGTACTTTGAAG ACAATGCTGGTGTCATCGTGAACCCAAAGGGAGAAATGAAAGGTATGGTTAAGCATATGGAATTGTTACTTTTAAAGGCATCTGTACTGATGGTACCGAGAACAGAACCTTTCAAAAGTCAAAATTGA
- the LOC100242525 gene encoding large ribosomal subunit protein uL14 isoform X2 translates to MSKRGRGGSAGNKFRMSLGLPVAATVNCADNTGAKNLYIISVKGIKGRLNRLPSACVGDMVMATVKKGKPDLRKKVMPAVIVRQRKPWRRKDGVYMYFEDNAGVIVNPKGEMKGSAITGPIGKECADLWPRIASAANAIV, encoded by the exons ATGTCGAAGCGAG GTCGTGGAGGATCGGCCGGAAACAAGTTCCGGATGTCGCTGGGTCTTCCAGTGGCAGCGACGGTGAACTGTGCCGATAACACCGGGGCGAAGAACCTTTACATCATATCGGTGAAGGGGATCAAGGGTCGCCTGAACAGGTTGCCTTCGGCTTGTGTGGGCGATATGGTGATGGCTACTGTCAAGAAAGGGAAGCCTGATCTCCGGAAGAAGGTCATGCCCGCCGTCATCGTCCGGCAACGCAAGCCGTGGCGCCGAAAGGATGGCGTCTACATGTACTTTGAAG ACAATGCTGGTGTCATCGTGAACCCAAAGGGAGAAATGAAAG GTTCGGCTATTACTGGTCCAATTGGTAAGGAGTGTGCTGATCTGTGGCCCAGGATTGCCAGCGCAGCAAATGCCATTGTTTAA